The proteins below come from a single Sphingobacteriales bacterium genomic window:
- a CDS encoding T9SS type A sorting domain-containing protein: MKKIIGLLVFILISTLIFAQNYDLMTSLTMEVAGKAGVAVPVKGFVINKGFNSVTSFDLNYQVDDNQIFTANISSVNIPQNGKWYFTHPTNFTPTNTNGFHKIKCWASNLNGNPDQKPSNDADSFFFFVNYGITGSKNVLLESVVSVKDGESTDAYAKIDEMLNTYPKTLVPVNYQTWGEMATLDFIEINNDFKPATSSGLIDRTFWKEYNEIAVPRYDWSTRIAERLSSKTPVNISFQEIKYNPSTSAAEITAKFEFVDAMGGDIRATCLLTEDWVTGSKEDYQQANNYDAMMGHPFFNRGNPVYPMFFHFTARMFNSGIWGDWIDLKEPGFRKVSKDTVIIKQFSKRVIPDNWNRHQMYAIVFVCYWDENIARRQVLNVIKAKLTTTSIEETNPADQISMIYPNPVENTGIITFSTSQTTDIQLSIFDVMGRNVLAKTEGSFAPGEHHVSFDASNLSKGSYLAVLEFNGQKHTVKFIK, translated from the coding sequence ATGAAAAAAATCATTGGTTTATTGGTTTTTATACTGATCAGTACATTAATATTTGCCCAAAACTATGACCTAATGACCAGCCTGACCATGGAAGTTGCCGGAAAGGCAGGCGTGGCAGTTCCCGTAAAAGGCTTTGTAATCAATAAAGGATTTAACTCCGTCACTTCCTTTGACCTGAATTATCAGGTTGATGATAATCAGATATTTACAGCAAATATTTCCAGTGTAAACATTCCGCAGAACGGGAAATGGTATTTTACCCATCCCACTAATTTTACTCCCACAAACACCAATGGATTTCATAAGATTAAATGCTGGGCAAGCAACCTGAATGGCAACCCCGACCAAAAACCATCCAACGATGCAGATTCGTTTTTCTTTTTTGTCAACTATGGGATTACCGGATCAAAAAATGTATTACTGGAAAGTGTTGTGAGTGTAAAAGACGGAGAATCAACTGATGCCTATGCCAAAATTGATGAAATGCTGAATACATATCCGAAAACCTTAGTTCCTGTCAATTATCAGACATGGGGCGAAATGGCCACTCTCGACTTTATCGAAATCAATAACGATTTCAAGCCTGCTACTTCTTCCGGTCTGATAGACAGGACTTTCTGGAAAGAATATAACGAAATTGCCGTCCCTCGTTATGACTGGTCAACCCGGATTGCAGAACGCCTGAGTTCAAAAACACCTGTCAACATTAGTTTTCAGGAAATAAAATATAATCCGAGTACTTCAGCTGCAGAAATTACTGCTAAATTTGAGTTTGTCGATGCCATGGGCGGAGATATCAGGGCCACCTGTCTGCTGACGGAAGATTGGGTTACCGGAAGCAAGGAAGACTATCAGCAGGCCAATAATTATGACGCTATGATGGGACATCCGTTTTTTAACCGTGGCAATCCGGTTTATCCGATGTTTTTCCACTTTACGGCACGTATGTTTAACTCAGGAATCTGGGGAGACTGGATTGATCTGAAAGAACCAGGATTCAGAAAAGTATCAAAAGACACCGTCATCATCAAACAATTTTCAAAACGCGTTATCCCCGACAACTGGAACCGTCATCAGATGTATGCCATTGTTTTTGTATGCTATTGGGACGAAAACATCGCCAGACGCCAGGTATTAAACGTTATTAAAGCCAAACTGACCACTACTTCCATCGAGGAAACAAACCCTGCCGATCAAATCAGCATGATTTATCCCAACCCTGTTGAAAATACGGGAATAATTACCTTCTCGACTTCACAAACAACAGATATTCAGCTTAGTATTTTCGATGTGATGGGAAGAAATGTTTTAGCTAAAACTGAAGGTAGCTTTGCTCCCGGGGAACATCATGTTTCTTTTGATGCCTCAAACCTGAGCAAAGGAAGCTATTTGGCTGTGCTGGAATTTAATGGCCAGAAACATACAGTGAAGTTTATCAAGTAG
- a CDS encoding T9SS type A sorting domain-containing protein — translation MKPLKMLRYVFVVIIIFFNSFYCFIGKGQVTNNQVISSNGGFYQDQEFILSWTTGEIISPPLVMTSNICISGFQQPSFSKLLSVYQNLIQSEITIYPNPVNDVLFIHLNGEKTELNLHIYDLNGKSLFSDKIFHGTTSLNMNGFIPGIYILNFSDKTHFQSFMLIKN, via the coding sequence ATGAAGCCTTTGAAAATGTTGCGATATGTTTTTGTGGTAATAATCATTTTTTTCAACAGTTTTTATTGCTTTATCGGCAAAGGTCAAGTTACTAATAATCAGGTTATTTCGTCAAACGGTGGTTTTTATCAGGATCAGGAGTTTATTCTTTCCTGGACGACAGGAGAAATTATTTCACCCCCATTGGTTATGACATCAAATATCTGCATCAGCGGGTTTCAGCAGCCATCTTTTTCAAAACTATTGTCTGTTTATCAAAACCTAATACAATCAGAAATCACAATTTACCCCAATCCGGTAAATGATGTTCTTTTTATTCACCTCAACGGAGAAAAAACAGAATTAAATCTGCATATTTACGATTTGAATGGAAAATCACTTTTTTCTGATAAAATTTTTCATGGAACTACTTCACTCAACATGAATGGTTTTATTCCCGGAATATATATACTTAATTTTTCTGATAAAACTCATTTTCAATCTTTTATGTTAATCAAGAACTAA
- a CDS encoding TonB family protein, with the protein MKKFSAILVLVLIAGTSFLSIAKENPGNETNTNAKATQILTKQIEYPAFAKEQKIQGDVYVSFTVNKDGRIENIQANANNEVLKNYVISKLSTSNVAELNNEAGQTIYVKFSFRLY; encoded by the coding sequence ATGAAAAAATTTTCAGCTATTTTAGTTTTAGTATTGATTGCAGGAACCAGTTTTTTATCCATAGCTAAAGAAAATCCGGGAAATGAAACAAACACCAATGCAAAAGCCACCCAGATACTGACAAAACAAATTGAATATCCGGCATTTGCAAAAGAACAAAAAATCCAGGGAGATGTTTACGTAAGCTTTACTGTCAATAAAGACGGGAGGATAGAAAATATTCAGGCTAACGCAAATAATGAAGTACTAAAGAACTATGTCATCAGCAAGCTTTCAACAAGCAATGTTGCTGAACTGAACAACGAAGCCGGTCAAACCATTTACGTAAAGTTTAGTTTCAGGCTTTATTAA
- the lpxB gene encoding lipid-A-disaccharide synthase, which produces MPKYFIIAGEASGDLHASNLVRELKKTDPSVVFTGIGGNRMKEQGVNIVFDSGKIAFMGFAEVFLHLPIIFKALRLCKKELLDFQPDAVILVDYPGFNLKIASFAKKHHFKVIYYILPQIWAWKARRVFKLKKLVDLLICILPFEPDFYTKFNVKAFYCGHPLVSLVSEFQPDISFSERYKDKKVVAVLPGSRKQEVSEILPVLYPVFRLFPAYHFVIAATSNLSPSCYQLPEDIPNAEVVFDKSYDILHLAEAGIITSGTATLETALFNVPMMVCYKTSGLTYYISKQLIKVKYISLVNLINQEQTVKELIQHNFNPEEIKNELEKLLFDEKYRNEMKMAFQKLRDSLGSGSASQKAAAIISGSFHA; this is translated from the coding sequence ATGCCGAAATATTTTATCATTGCCGGTGAAGCCTCAGGTGATTTGCATGCCTCGAATCTTGTCAGGGAGTTGAAAAAAACAGACCCTTCTGTTGTCTTTACCGGCATAGGTGGAAACAGAATGAAAGAGCAGGGCGTTAACATTGTCTTTGATAGCGGGAAAATTGCCTTTATGGGGTTTGCTGAAGTTTTTCTTCATTTACCGATTATTTTTAAAGCATTACGATTGTGTAAAAAGGAATTACTCGATTTTCAGCCTGATGCTGTGATTCTGGTCGATTATCCCGGTTTTAACCTGAAAATTGCCTCTTTTGCCAAAAAACATCATTTTAAGGTTATCTATTATATTTTGCCTCAGATTTGGGCATGGAAAGCCAGGCGTGTGTTTAAGTTAAAAAAACTGGTCGATCTGCTGATTTGTATCTTACCGTTTGAGCCGGATTTTTACACAAAATTTAATGTTAAAGCATTTTATTGCGGACATCCCCTCGTTTCTTTAGTATCAGAATTTCAGCCAGATATAAGTTTTTCTGAAAGATATAAAGATAAAAAAGTCGTAGCGGTATTACCTGGAAGCAGAAAGCAGGAGGTTTCAGAAATTTTACCTGTTTTATACCCTGTTTTCCGACTTTTTCCCGCCTACCATTTTGTCATTGCAGCTACTTCAAATCTTTCGCCTTCCTGCTATCAACTGCCAGAGGATATTCCAAATGCGGAAGTGGTTTTTGATAAATCCTATGATATTCTTCATCTTGCCGAAGCCGGTATCATTACCTCAGGAACTGCAACTCTTGAAACTGCTTTGTTTAATGTCCCCATGATGGTTTGCTACAAAACATCCGGTCTGACCTACTATATTTCAAAGCAGCTGATAAAAGTCAAATACATCTCTCTGGTCAACCTGATCAATCAGGAGCAAACGGTCAAGGAACTGATTCAGCATAATTTTAATCCTGAAGAAATAAAGAATGAATTAGAAAAGCTTTTGTTTGATGAAAAATACAGGAATGAAATGAAGATGGCTTTTCAGAAATTAAGGGACTCGCTTGGTTCAGGCAGTGCCAGCCAGAAAGCAGCAGCAATTATTTCCGGATCTTTTCATGCCTGA